From the Balneola sp. genome, one window contains:
- a CDS encoding RelA/SpoT family protein, with translation MSNSTSIDKYDLEGYKLKKAQREDLKQLLEVCEEHIESVDAKAITSAFKLCYLSHEDMKRASGEPYYYHPVEVAKIVASEINIDDISVIASLLHDTVEDTDVNLDDIRHWFGDEVAVIIDGVTKITGVFKSRDSKQAEAFMKLLLSMAEDIRVVLIKFADRLHNMRTIQHLKREKQIKIASETMDLYAPLAHRFGLFRIKNELEDLCFKTIDPTSYKFVARKLREKKEDREEFINEFMDPISNELGKMNFRFEIKGRPKHIFSIYRKMQRQQKPFEEIYDLFAIRIILEGDHNKEDCWRVYSIITDWYTPIPERFRDFISVPKANGYQSLHTTVITNKGRKVEVQIRTRRMDDIAEKGLAAHWKYKEGAQQGSDTLDKFVSWVRDVLDNPRPDAATDFVKDFQLNLYKDELYVFTPDGELKTLPRDATPIDFAFEIHSEIGERAMAAKVNGKMVPLRQQLQNGDQVEIITGNKINLNPDWIDDVVTHKAKSRIRQFIKHKQRKVAEDGREIWDKRASRGSIEISEQELNRFAKKFKYESTQELFFDIGSGAFDANELFKEVKKFKSTGRIEENESVDVNPISEKEIQDKYITAARSLEDGKALFINGELSNIKYSYANCCNPIPGDDVIGFISRTGDIKIHRSMCNNAQHLLKTEAERIVDVNWAKNIDTKFLGAIKVIGGDRVGMINDITDVLSKSLETNMKSINVSSDSGMFEGIITLYVDGISHLTKIMKRLEKVEGVKNVLRYE, from the coding sequence ATGAGTAATTCCACTTCCATAGATAAATATGACCTTGAAGGTTATAAGCTAAAAAAAGCTCAGAGAGAAGATCTGAAGCAGCTGCTGGAAGTATGTGAAGAGCACATCGAATCGGTAGATGCTAAAGCTATCACTTCCGCTTTTAAGCTCTGTTATCTTTCTCACGAGGATATGAAGCGAGCATCAGGTGAGCCATATTATTACCACCCTGTGGAAGTTGCAAAAATTGTCGCCAGCGAGATTAATATTGATGATATCTCGGTGATAGCTTCTTTGCTGCATGATACCGTCGAAGACACCGATGTAAACCTGGATGACATTCGCCACTGGTTTGGCGATGAAGTAGCGGTGATTATTGATGGTGTTACCAAGATAACCGGTGTATTCAAAAGCCGGGACAGCAAGCAAGCAGAAGCTTTTATGAAGTTATTGCTTTCAATGGCTGAAGACATCAGGGTAGTGTTGATTAAGTTTGCTGATCGCCTCCACAATATGAGAACGATTCAGCACTTGAAGCGAGAAAAGCAGATCAAGATTGCTTCAGAAACGATGGATTTATACGCGCCATTAGCCCATCGCTTCGGATTGTTCAGGATTAAGAATGAACTTGAGGACCTGTGTTTTAAAACTATTGACCCAACATCCTACAAGTTTGTAGCACGGAAACTGCGAGAGAAAAAAGAGGACAGGGAAGAATTTATTAACGAATTCATGGACCCGATTAGTAATGAACTCGGTAAAATGAATTTCAGGTTTGAAATTAAAGGCAGGCCCAAGCACATTTTCTCTATATACAGGAAGATGCAGCGTCAGCAAAAACCCTTTGAAGAAATCTATGACCTTTTTGCTATTCGCATAATTCTGGAAGGCGATCATAACAAAGAAGATTGTTGGAGGGTGTATTCTATAATAACAGACTGGTACACCCCAATTCCTGAACGATTTCGGGATTTTATTTCCGTTCCTAAAGCAAATGGATATCAATCACTACACACAACGGTGATTACCAATAAGGGCCGGAAAGTGGAAGTCCAGATCCGAACCCGAAGAATGGATGACATTGCTGAAAAAGGGTTGGCAGCTCACTGGAAATATAAAGAAGGAGCTCAACAAGGTTCGGATACCCTTGACAAGTTTGTGAGCTGGGTACGGGATGTGTTAGATAATCCTCGCCCTGATGCTGCCACCGATTTTGTGAAAGATTTTCAGCTGAATTTGTATAAGGATGAGCTCTATGTGTTCACCCCTGATGGAGAGCTTAAAACATTGCCAAGAGATGCTACTCCCATAGATTTTGCATTTGAAATTCACAGTGAAATCGGTGAAAGAGCAATGGCAGCCAAGGTGAATGGGAAAATGGTGCCGTTGAGACAACAACTTCAAAATGGGGATCAGGTTGAGATTATCACCGGCAATAAAATTAATCTAAACCCCGACTGGATTGACGATGTAGTTACTCATAAGGCAAAGTCCAGAATTCGGCAGTTCATTAAGCATAAGCAAAGAAAGGTTGCCGAAGATGGGAGGGAAATCTGGGATAAGAGAGCGAGCCGAGGGAGTATCGAGATCTCTGAACAAGAGTTGAATCGTTTTGCTAAGAAATTTAAGTATGAATCTACTCAGGAGCTATTTTTTGATATTGGTTCAGGAGCTTTTGATGCCAATGAACTTTTTAAAGAAGTCAAGAAGTTCAAAAGCACCGGCCGAATTGAGGAAAATGAAAGCGTGGATGTAAATCCTATTTCGGAAAAAGAGATTCAGGATAAATACATAACAGCTGCAAGATCACTTGAAGATGGTAAGGCCCTTTTTATAAACGGGGAACTGAGTAACATCAAATACTCCTATGCAAACTGTTGTAATCCAATCCCGGGCGATGATGTTATAGGCTTCATAAGTAGGACAGGGGATATTAAGATTCACCGCTCAATGTGCAACAATGCTCAGCATCTTTTAAAGACTGAAGCTGAACGAATTGTAGATGTAAACTGGGCGAAGAATATTGATACCAAATTCCTGGGTGCAATTAAGGTTATTGGTGGTGACCGGGTTGGAATGATCAACGACATAACGGACGTGCTATCTAAGTCCCTTGAAACCAATATGAAAAGCATCAATGTTAGCAGCGACAGCGGAATGTTTGAAGGGATTATTACACTATACGTGGATGGTATTTCTCACCTAACTAAGATTATGAAACGCCTTGAAAAAGTGGAAGGGGTTAAAAACGTTTTACGATACGAATAG
- a CDS encoding DNA-binding protein, whose translation MMTYTKRDVVRRVAEAMDEPMIQAEPWVDSVIVALREIMMSADTECRIEIRDFGVFEVKETKAKPKARNPKTNEVIYVPAHRKTHFKPSKLMKKFLRQPLEDVKKK comes from the coding sequence ATGATGACTTATACTAAACGAGATGTAGTTCGTCGTGTAGCGGAAGCTATGGATGAGCCCATGATTCAAGCAGAACCCTGGGTAGATTCTGTTATAGTAGCCCTAAGGGAGATTATGATGTCTGCAGATACAGAATGCAGAATTGAAATCAGGGATTTTGGAGTATTTGAAGTAAAGGAAACAAAAGCCAAACCAAAAGCTCGCAATCCAAAAACGAATGAAGTAATTTATGTTCCTGCACATCGTAAAACACACTTCAAGCCAAGTAAGTTAATGAAGAAGTTTTTACGACAACCGTTGGAAGACGTAAAGAAAAAATAA
- a CDS encoding Holliday junction resolvase RuvX, translating into MHNYVRLIGIDVGKKRVGIAQTDLLKTIASTVGTFSPEEAITEIKKITDKETVEKFVVGWPLSLKGEEGSATQMVQEFINKLRQAFPNIEIAKVDERYTSNQARDIMIKTGIPKKKRQQKGRVDQIAAAIILQNYLDTNT; encoded by the coding sequence TTGCACAATTACGTACGCCTTATAGGTATTGATGTTGGGAAAAAGCGAGTGGGTATTGCCCAAACTGATCTGTTGAAAACAATTGCGTCAACGGTTGGAACCTTTTCTCCTGAAGAAGCAATTACAGAGATAAAAAAAATTACCGATAAGGAAACAGTTGAGAAATTTGTAGTAGGCTGGCCTTTGTCTCTTAAGGGAGAAGAAGGGTCGGCTACTCAAATGGTTCAGGAATTCATAAACAAACTAAGACAAGCCTTTCCAAATATCGAAATTGCAAAAGTTGATGAGCGATATACTTCAAACCAGGCTCGCGACATAATGATAAAGACGGGTATCCCTAAAAAGAAAAGACAACAAAAGGGACGCGTAGACCAAATCGCGGCCGCAATCATTTTACAAAACTACTTAGATACGAATACTTAA